A section of the Phaseolus vulgaris cultivar G19833 chromosome 8, P. vulgaris v2.0, whole genome shotgun sequence genome encodes:
- the LOC137824003 gene encoding uncharacterized protein isoform X1: protein MIPCDMLKRGYKPKPWSGAHNCRVSVFLMFLTLMLVLVIFFVVFHNDSDGANPGLAYERPKQKWNSFDLLVHLLPTKEFRNGTDLIWQVPESPKGVLFLAHGCNGRAVNFWDKSPECPDCIGLPEERLLVLHGLAQGFAVITISSAQRCWTFGKEVLVVKDIIEWWIGRRKLEKLPLVALGASSGGYFVSVLATAMKFSSTVLMIAEGLFEQIDLNGDYPPTLFVHMPKDLYRQQKIDEYVEVLKDKGIDVGVVECMEFPLSPNTLADRIPGLDLALSIKLFELFQEKGFINQNGYMKKDGRKIKWKKALEEKKTLLLDNNLVSHIQEELNLAFAYHEMTSLHSDQIFKWFESHMS, encoded by the exons ATGATTCCATGTGA CATGTTGAAGCGTGGATACAAACCAAAGCCATGGAGTGGCGCTCACAATTGCCGGGTCTCTGTTTTTCTCATGTTTCTTACATTGATGCTAGTGTTAGTGATTTTCTTTGTAGTATTTCATAATGATAGTGATGGTGCTAATCCCGGTTTAGCTTATGAACGTCCTAAACAAAAATGGAATAGCTTTGACTTGTTAGTGCATTTGCTTCCCACAAAAGAGTTCCGGAATGGAACTGATTTGATATGGCAAGTGCCAGAATCACCTAAAGGTGTTCTCTTTCTGGCTCATGGATGCAATGGCAGGGCCGTCAACTTTTGGGATAAGTCCCCTGAATGCCCTGATTGCATTGGTTTACCTGAAGAAAGATTGCTTGTACTCCATGGTCTTGCCCAAGGTTTTGCTGTTATTACTATTTCAAGTGCTCAGAGATGTTGGACTTTTGGTAAAGAGGTGTTGGTTGTTAAAGACATTATAGAATGGTGGATTGGTAGAAGGAAGCTTGAGAAGCTTCCTCTTGTGGCTTTGGGTGCTTCTTCTGGAGGGTATTTTGTGTCGGTGCTTGCCACCGCTATGAAGTTTAGTAGTACCGTGCTCATGATTGCGGAGGGGTTGTTTGAGCAAATTGATCTTAATGGGGACTACCCACCTACCCTTTTTGTTCACATGCCCAAAGATCTTTACAGGCAGCAGAAAATAGATGAGTATGTAGAGGTTCTAAAGGATAAAGGGATTGATGTTGGTGTTGTTGAATGTATGGAATTCCCGTTGTCACCCAATACTTTAGCTGATAGAATTCCAGGGCTTGATCTGGCTCTTTCTATAAAGCTATTCGAGTTATTTCAGGAAAAGGGCTTTATTAATCAAAATGGTTATATGAAGAAAGATGGGCGAAAAATCAAATGGAAGAAGGCTCTTGAGGAGAAGAAAACTCTTCTGCTGGATAATAATCTGGTCTCTCATATCCAAGAGGAGCTAAACCTTGCATTTGCTTACCATGAGATGACTAGCTTGCACTCTGACCAAATTTTTAAATGGTTTGAATCTCACATGAGCTGA
- the LOC137824003 gene encoding uncharacterized protein isoform X2 — protein MLKRGYKPKPWSGAHNCRVSVFLMFLTLMLVLVIFFVVFHNDSDGANPGLAYERPKQKWNSFDLLVHLLPTKEFRNGTDLIWQVPESPKGVLFLAHGCNGRAVNFWDKSPECPDCIGLPEERLLVLHGLAQGFAVITISSAQRCWTFGKEVLVVKDIIEWWIGRRKLEKLPLVALGASSGGYFVSVLATAMKFSSTVLMIAEGLFEQIDLNGDYPPTLFVHMPKDLYRQQKIDEYVEVLKDKGIDVGVVECMEFPLSPNTLADRIPGLDLALSIKLFELFQEKGFINQNGYMKKDGRKIKWKKALEEKKTLLLDNNLVSHIQEELNLAFAYHEMTSLHSDQIFKWFESHMS, from the coding sequence ATGTTGAAGCGTGGATACAAACCAAAGCCATGGAGTGGCGCTCACAATTGCCGGGTCTCTGTTTTTCTCATGTTTCTTACATTGATGCTAGTGTTAGTGATTTTCTTTGTAGTATTTCATAATGATAGTGATGGTGCTAATCCCGGTTTAGCTTATGAACGTCCTAAACAAAAATGGAATAGCTTTGACTTGTTAGTGCATTTGCTTCCCACAAAAGAGTTCCGGAATGGAACTGATTTGATATGGCAAGTGCCAGAATCACCTAAAGGTGTTCTCTTTCTGGCTCATGGATGCAATGGCAGGGCCGTCAACTTTTGGGATAAGTCCCCTGAATGCCCTGATTGCATTGGTTTACCTGAAGAAAGATTGCTTGTACTCCATGGTCTTGCCCAAGGTTTTGCTGTTATTACTATTTCAAGTGCTCAGAGATGTTGGACTTTTGGTAAAGAGGTGTTGGTTGTTAAAGACATTATAGAATGGTGGATTGGTAGAAGGAAGCTTGAGAAGCTTCCTCTTGTGGCTTTGGGTGCTTCTTCTGGAGGGTATTTTGTGTCGGTGCTTGCCACCGCTATGAAGTTTAGTAGTACCGTGCTCATGATTGCGGAGGGGTTGTTTGAGCAAATTGATCTTAATGGGGACTACCCACCTACCCTTTTTGTTCACATGCCCAAAGATCTTTACAGGCAGCAGAAAATAGATGAGTATGTAGAGGTTCTAAAGGATAAAGGGATTGATGTTGGTGTTGTTGAATGTATGGAATTCCCGTTGTCACCCAATACTTTAGCTGATAGAATTCCAGGGCTTGATCTGGCTCTTTCTATAAAGCTATTCGAGTTATTTCAGGAAAAGGGCTTTATTAATCAAAATGGTTATATGAAGAAAGATGGGCGAAAAATCAAATGGAAGAAGGCTCTTGAGGAGAAGAAAACTCTTCTGCTGGATAATAATCTGGTCTCTCATATCCAAGAGGAGCTAAACCTTGCATTTGCTTACCATGAGATGACTAGCTTGCACTCTGACCAAATTTTTAAATGGTTTGAATCTCACATGAGCTGA
- the LOC137824002 gene encoding protodermal factor 1-like, with amino-acid sequence MERKRHSPASITIFTLLVGVLSQNLVIPVTCSTTPIEDQKNNNSPRPHTGGPPTDLSNSLCSYCSPSHGSGGSGQGSTHHSHHGTPSHHGSPSHHGSPSHHGSPSHHGSPSHGGGGSSNPTPCTPPGGGSYDPTPSPPSSGGGSYNPTPSTPPGGGGSYDPTPSPPSDGGGSYNPTPSTPPSGGSYNPTPSTPPGGGSYDPTPSTPPGGGSYDPTPSPPTYDPTPSPPEGGGSYNPTPSTPPGGGSYDPTPSPPEGGGSYNPTPSPPDGSNCGTPPQEPSTPTPSIPTTPSTPSTPSNPPSGDGGYYNSPPTYGGGSPPITVSPPSTPIDPGTPTIPSTPPYLPSPTPFTGTCNYWSTHPGIIWGLLGWWGTLGHVFGVSNVPSFGASLSLPQALSNTRTDGLGALYREGTASFLNSLVNNRFPYTTQQVRDSFVASLRSNKDAAAQANLFRMANEGRMKPRA; translated from the exons ATGGAGAGGAAAAGACACAGTCCTGCTTCCATCACTATCTTCACATTGCTAGTTGGAGTGCTTTCCCAGAACCTTGTCATCCCTGTGACGTGTTCCACTACCCCCATTGAGGACCAGAAGAACAACAACTCTCCACGTCCACATACAGGAGGTCCTCCCACAGATTTATCAAATTCTCTGT GTTCATACTGCTCTCCATCTCATGGTTCTGGAGGAAGTGGTCAAGGAAGCACACATCATTCTCATCATGGAACACCCTCTCATCATGGAAGTCCATCACATCATGGATCCCCATCACATCACGGATCCCCATCACATCACGGATCCCCGTCACATGGAGGTGGAGGAAGTTCCAATCCAACCCCATGCACTCCCCCAGGTGGTGGAAGCTATGATCCAACTCCATCACCACCCTCAAGTGGTGGTGGAAGTTACAATCCAACCCCATCAACTCCCCCAGGTGGTGGTGGAAGCTATGACCCCACTCCATCACCACCCTCAGATGGTGGTGGAAGTTACAATCCAACCCCATCAACTCCCCCTAGTGGTGGAAGTTACAATCCAACTCCATCAACTCCCCCTGGTGGTGGAAGCTATGACCCAACCCCATCAACTCCCCCAGGTGGTGGAAGCTATGATCCAACTCCATCACCACCTACCTATGATCCAACTCCATCACCACCTGAGGGTGGTGGAAGTTACAATCCAACCCCATCAACTCCCCCAGGTGGTGGAAGCTATGATCCAACTCCATCACCACCTGAGGGTGGTGGAAGTTACAATCCAACCCCATCGCCACCTGATGGTAGCAATTGTGGAACTCCACCACAAGAGCCCTCTACTCCAACACCCTCAATCCCAACGACCCCGTCAACCCCTTCAACACCATCAAATCCTCCCTCAGGAGATGGTGGGTACTACAACTCACCACCAACTTACGGAGGTGGTAGCCCCCCAATCACTGTGAGCCCACCTTCAACCCCAATTGACCCAGGCACCCCCACTATCCCCTCCACACCCCCTTACCTTCCTTCCCCAACTCCTTTCACTGGTACATGCAA CTACTGGAGTACTCACCCAGGAATCATCTGGGGATTGCTAGGCTGGTGGGGAACCTTAGGCCATGTATTTGGTGTCTCTAACGTGCCAAGTTTTGGTGCCAGTCTCAGCTTGCCACAAGCACTTTCCAACACTAGAACTGATGGACTAGGAGCACTCTACAGAGAAGGGACAGCTTCCTTTCTCAACTCCTTGGTGAACAATAGGTTCCCTTATACAACCCAGCAAGTCAGAGACAGTTTTGTAGCATCTCTTCGCTCAAATAAGGATGCAGCTGCACAAGCCAACCTCTTCAGGATGGCCAATGAGGGGCGAATGAAGCCTCGAGCATGA